AAAAGTGCAATATAAATACTGCATCCTTTAAGACTTCTAGTACTGTTTAAAATTGCATTAAGTTCTGCATGACATACAAAGGGATATTTTGTATTAAGAAACTCTCCTTCTCTTTCCCATGGAAATTCATCGTCACTACATCCCCTTGGAAGTCCATTATACCCTAATCCAACTATCTTTTTATCATCAGTTACTATACATGCCCCAACCTGAGTATTAGGATCTTTACTTCTTTTAGCTGATAAAAGAGCAACTCCCATAAAATATTCATCCCAATTTATATAA
The nucleotide sequence above comes from Fusobacterium perfoetens. Encoded proteins:
- a CDS encoding deoxycytidylate deaminase, coding for MKREDYINWDEYFMGVALLSAKRSKDPNTQVGACIVTDDKKIVGLGYNGLPRGCSDDEFPWEREGEFLNTKYPFVCHAELNAILNSTRSLKGCSIYIALFPCHECSKAIIQSGIKEIVFLSDKYNGTESDQASKRMLDAAGVTYRKLKPNREKLELSFREEDY